The DNA segment CGCCGGTCATGTGCGCATCGGCAGTGGACCGATCGCTGCGGACAACGTGCTCCCCGCGCTGTCCCGGTTGCTGCTGTCCGAGGCGCCCGGCACCACGATCGACATCACCGTCGGGCCCAGCATGGCGCTGCGCGAAGCCTTGCGCGAAGGCAGCATCGACCTGTTGATCGGTCTCATCCCGCTGCCCGATCCGCACTTTCAGACGCATCCGATCTTCGACGACACGGCCGTCGTCGCGACCAGCCCGGAGCACCCGGTTTTCTCACTGCCGGCGATCACCCTGGAAGCGCTGTGCAACTACGGTTGGGTGCTGCCGGCCGCGTCGATTCCAAGCCGCCAGTGGCTGGACGCCGTCTTCCGAACGCACGGCCTCCCGCTGCCGATCGTGCAGATCAGCGCCAACTCCATTCCCCTGTTGCCTGCATTGATCCTGCGAACGGGATTGCTGAGCTTCATCTCGCGACGCACCCTGGAGCGTGGGAGTGACGGGGTGCTGAAAGAAGTCCCGCTGGCAGAGACGACCCTGCAGCGCACGCTGGGCGTCACCTACCGAAGCGACGCGTACCTGTCGCCCGCCGCACGCAGGCTGATCGCCATCCTGCAGGCGGGGGATTTCAACGAGGATGATTCACAGGTCGCGAGCGAAACCAACGTGCTGGATCCGTTTCCATTCCCTGGTTCAGCGCAATTGTCTCGCCTCTAAAAATGGTCGAGCGCCATTGGGCGATCCGACCCGGAGTTTTATGAGCAGCGCCGATCTGTCGACGCCGCTCTCGACAACAGCCTTCACTCTGGCTTGAAACCTGCACTTCTGAGCAGTTCGGCGCTCTGCGTCACGAAACCTGCCACATACCGTCTGAATTGCTCGACGTCCTGCGTCACAGGCTCGACGCCCAGATTGGCAAGCGCGCCGCTTCTGCCGAGTTCGGTCATGGCGGCATTGATGGCCTCGTTGAGAAGTTGCACGCGGTCGGGCGGCGTGCCTTTGGGCGCCCACACCCCATACCACGACCCGTAAGTGAATCCGGGCAGTCCACTCTCCTGAACGGTCGGAACGTCCGGCGCCAACGGGCTGCGTTTGGCCGATGTGATGGCAATCGGGCGAACCCGACCCGCCTTGGCCAGCGGCAGGACCGAGATCATCGAGTCCATCAGGAGTTGCACATGCCCACCACCCACATCGACCAGTGCAGGCTGCGTGCCCTTGTACGGCACGTAAGTGAACTTGACGTTGCCTTGTTTGGCCAGCAGCAGCGTGGCCAAGTGGCTGGGGGCGCCGGCTGCGGGAATCGCGGCGGTCCACTTGTCGGGCTCCTTCTTCGCGGCGGCCAGCACCTCCCCGAGCCTGCGCGGCGCCAGGGTGGGCGCGATGACCAGCATCAGCGGCGCCTCGGCGACCCGTGCGATCGGCGCAAAGTCCGTCTGCGGATCGTAGGGCGGCGTGCTCATGACCTCCTTGGCCAGCACATGGGTGGCGGCCGAGAACAGCAGGGTGTAGCCATCGGCCGGGGCGGTCTGCACCGCCTTGCCGCCGAGCGACCCGTTGGCCCCGGCCCGGTTCTCCACGATCACCGGCACGCCGCCGAGCTGCGTGTGAAGCTGCTGGGCCAGCAGCCGAGCGACGTTGTCGACGCCCCCACCAGCGGCGAACGGCACGACGATGCGAACCAGCCGGTCGGGAAACTTGGCCGTCTGCGCCCAGGCGGGCGAGAACGCGAGGACCGCGCAGGCGGCGAGAACTTTCAAGGGCTTCATGGTGTCTCCAGGGTTTTTGTCGATGGGTCAGGTACGGGAGCCACGGCGGACCTGCGCCTTCGTCGGCGCTCGAAGACGCGCAGCGACTCGTCCAACGCCTCGGCGTCGACGCCGCTTGTGATGAAGACGATCCGGGAGCGGCGATCCGTGCTCGGCCAGGCCGGCAGGAACTCGGGGGGCTGATAGAGGTGCTGCACCCCGTGAAAGACCAGGGGCCGGTCCGGCTCCTCGACCAAGTTGACGATGCCCTTGACTCTCAGCAGATCCTCCCCGCGCATTGCGATCACCATGTCGAGCCAGGCCTCGAAGCTCTCGCGCGCCAATGGGTCATCGCGCACGATCACGAACGATCGGATGCCTTCCGGGTGCAGGAGGGGTTCGGACGTTCCAGCGGCCTGCAATGTCGGCCGGTAGTGCAGACCGAGCAGGTCCCCGCCCGAACTCCCGCCGTCCCGGTCGGGCGTGGTCTGCAACGTCCGGCGCAGCACGCCCACGTGTTCATCGGGGTGGAGGTGGACGTCGGCGTCGGGATTGAGGGCCTGCAGGCAATCCAGCAGGCTGGGTGACACCGGCCCGTTCAGGAGATCGGTTTTCGTGACGAGCAATTGGTCGGCCATCGCCATCTGCCTGGTGGCCTCCGGATGACGCTCGAGCGTGCCCGCGCCCAGGACGGCATCGACCGTGCAACAGACTCCCGCGAGCGAGAAGCGGCCCTTCACGGCGGGCTCGCCCATCAGCGTGCGCAGGACGGGCGCAGGATCGGCCAGGCCGCTGGTCTCGATGAGGACCTGGCGCAGCGGCGGACCGTCGGTGTCGCCGCGCGCGCCGAGCGCCACCAGCGCCGCGACCAGGTCGCCGCGCACCGCGCAGCACATGCAGCCGTTGGCCAGCAGCACGGTGTCCTCGGTGGTCTGCGCGATCAGGTCGTGGTCGATGCCGATCGCACCGAACTCGTTGACGATCACCGCCGTGCCGTGCAGGTCGGGCTCACGCAGCAGCCGGTTGAGCAGGGTCGTCTTGCCGCTGCCGAGGAAGCCGGTGAGCACCGTCACTGGGATGCGCGCCCGGTCGGGCTCGCGGCCGGTGTCGAGCGCGGCCTCGCGCCCGCCCGCCAGCAGGGCCGAGAAGTGACCGCTGCCCATCATCCGTCCCGCCGCTGGCCGCCATGGAGCTCGGCGAAGGAGTTCAAGGTCTTCTCCAGCCGGCCCAGCAGCCACAGGCTGGCCGCCGGATCGAAGGCGTCGCGCGCCAGGTCCTCCAGCAACCCCCGCAAGGGCAGACCCGTTGCCTGCGCGGTCGGGTGCTCGCGGAAGAAGGCCTCGACCTCGGCGATGCCCGAGCGCGATCCCGCGTCCTCCAGGTAGTCGACGATGTCGAGCTCGAAGTCGACCAGCTGCAGGCTGA comes from the Comamonadaceae bacterium OTU4NAUVB1 genome and includes:
- a CDS encoding LysR family transcriptional regulator, which encodes MTLNLRDLAYFEVVAELGHLGQAADKLGRSQPALTKCMQRLEAAFGVPLFTRAGRGIRTTAVGEVLLARARLLRGASEEALREVNDFAKGNAGHVRIGSGPIAADNVLPALSRLLLSEAPGTTIDITVGPSMALREALREGSIDLLIGLIPLPDPHFQTHPIFDDTAVVATSPEHPVFSLPAITLEALCNYGWVLPAASIPSRQWLDAVFRTHGLPLPIVQISANSIPLLPALILRTGLLSFISRRTLERGSDGVLKEVPLAETTLQRTLGVTYRSDAYLSPAARRLIAILQAGDFNEDDSQVASETNVLDPFPFPGSAQLSRL
- a CDS encoding tripartite tricarboxylate transporter substrate binding protein; the encoded protein is MKPLKVLAACAVLAFSPAWAQTAKFPDRLVRIVVPFAAGGGVDNVARLLAQQLHTQLGGVPVIVENRAGANGSLGGKAVQTAPADGYTLLFSAATHVLAKEVMSTPPYDPQTDFAPIARVAEAPLMLVIAPTLAPRRLGEVLAAAKKEPDKWTAAIPAAGAPSHLATLLLAKQGNVKFTYVPYKGTQPALVDVGGGHVQLLMDSMISVLPLAKAGRVRPIAITSAKRSPLAPDVPTVQESGLPGFTYGSWYGVWAPKGTPPDRVQLLNEAINAAMTELGRSGALANLGVEPVTQDVEQFRRYVAGFVTQSAELLRSAGFKPE
- a CDS encoding GTP-binding protein; this translates as MGSGHFSALLAGGREAALDTGREPDRARIPVTVLTGFLGSGKTTLLNRLLREPDLHGTAVIVNEFGAIGIDHDLIAQTTEDTVLLANGCMCCAVRGDLVAALVALGARGDTDGPPLRQVLIETSGLADPAPVLRTLMGEPAVKGRFSLAGVCCTVDAVLGAGTLERHPEATRQMAMADQLLVTKTDLLNGPVSPSLLDCLQALNPDADVHLHPDEHVGVLRRTLQTTPDRDGGSSGGDLLGLHYRPTLQAAGTSEPLLHPEGIRSFVIVRDDPLARESFEAWLDMVIAMRGEDLLRVKGIVNLVEEPDRPLVFHGVQHLYQPPEFLPAWPSTDRRSRIVFITSGVDAEALDESLRVFERRRRRRSAVAPVPDPSTKTLETP